The Chiloscyllium punctatum isolate Juve2018m chromosome 2, sChiPun1.3, whole genome shotgun sequence genome has a window encoding:
- the LOC140492543 gene encoding FERM and PDZ domain-containing protein 1-like has product MTSFTSGNQGPADGAAANTNQLSSPLKVTVKIIKDPLLDYGFMVSEDTPVCVRSVTAGGPGEGKLFPGDQILQINNITLDTISQEHIDNIIRECGNTVTVTVLRNASGPKSSFITEERRARLKSNPVKVRFAEEVIVNGHPQGNSLLFMPSVLKVYLENGQTKAFRYEKNTTVKDIILTLKSKLSIRCIEHFALVLEERYSITKVYLLHDDEIIEQVVQKRELRDYRCLFRVCFLPRDPLVLLQDDPVTFEYLYSQSCNDVLQEKFAMEMKYITAIRLAALQIQECILSSNHSQKVSMKYIEKDWGIENFVSPTLLDNMRQKDIRKGINYHLKNNHSLIAPGQKQLISTAQVRLNYLNILSDLRAYGGKTFNATLLLQDRESFITLLVGAKYGISQVINSKLNIINQLTNFNNIRKLELTFECEKVSMVNIYLVDVKSLTLLLEAHHAKDLVCLIAGYHRLYVNSTDSIFIWPSNYQSQTTEEGDEARGLSDSESSSDIESSLDLSIELHKMRSGFLQPLTEENEDIENSESEATDSDCLREDIQEETSCSTGDVSDLNDETTSQGGDFCERSCSADSMDELQTETSMSSTSGPHSHGEISEDDDKDSIAEESDGEPVTKKHCTMESKDSLEQPSADSLASTPTLSKYIASDIKVVCSIPDLSQSENPCTAELCNQCPRNEGESYAQGDKSWNVTSRGLLTELPPIPFPEEPAIDGNLSSEVLTIPILAPPPGFQDSSSDDEFFDAAEKFTDVECSGDIKFSGTEAELESANIKGIEAKQNMQISPSPYGTGLDIKSVECIKSKAEEIKYTTTGKRHFASDDVYDVKAVELQCHSNKDGDHMCCYEKEHLMTKMQRSLTLSSLTSIESELALLETKPIGPLKSISTCANKKVQSDLMEMEPDTMETKSVTETIPVITPVSVRRYPCDSGMREECASHTETKVGEKLNKLSLKAQLPGADCTNVEECSSPSGVILELAHAYSQNLTEDKMHNVTTVSCADEQQTMNTISMKDKEQDEAIVKNNTVLEMGDEHAQWMDKDQSGTAFRQTLYQVNSKENMFISEEVVKNSQRRGSCYQNDDGSITSQLYSMKSTGDLTALSENSVLEKRISSRRNSSETDKGSKDAYSLDISRLLLNLNRVSFKTFGTVKHLGSPHLEPKIETCAVRSLYISKCNTEPAEDSSKDYLPKTEQISNQTEASINEISTSIICPQDRNLPQEISSLTNTPRQLYEVDNSIIQEFSTATQQNKCPSTKLSCLQQIKDKHSLNVDSRVPAVLTTDLDKETDEQLPMGDKSTCSCKIVYGNCFRAQGTDVDDESKDLAYSIQQCSPKTTPPDSGNHLSQYLTTFTGRSEKSMLTCCSFDFPKTDLTPKLESSILSQFKAKRYSMPNGFHLIQNDIMELLNVLKEFPRESHIEEECAILTSSIKEKLYTESGKLMSACQKGIKVDQAPVEMLLGVSESFQALIQLTATCLQFTTCMHCAERHAEVVNNLKEVSLTYKTFVQISEDACSRKCDDLSMKLLAQQCTALTAGVFCLTQPFK; this is encoded by the exons GTGGTCCTGGAGAGGGAAAGCTATTCCCAGGAGACCAGATTTTACAAATTAACAACATTACTCTGGATACAATTTCCCAGGAACATATCGATAACATTATTAG GGAATGTGGTAACACTGTTACAGTGACTGTACTGCGAAATGCCTCA GGGCCCAAGTCATCATTTATTACTGAAGAAAGGCGAGCCAGATTGAAAAGCAACCCAGTCAAAGTACgctttgctgaggaagtgattgtCAATGGCCACCCACAG GGTAACTCACTACTTTTCATGCCCAGTGTTCTCAAGGTGTATTTGGAAAATGGACAGACCAAAGCCTTTCGATATGAGAAAAATACAACAGTGAAG gatatcatcctcaccctgaagtCAAAGTTATCCATCCGTTGTATTGAACATTTTGCCCTGGTTTTGGAGGAACGATACAGTATCACCAAGGTCTATCTCTTACATGATGATGAAATCATTGAGCAG GTGGTCCAGAAGCGAGAGCTCCGTGATTATAGGTGCCTCTTCAGGGTTTGTTTCCTGCCAAGAGATCCACTTGTACTTTTACAAGATGATCCAGTTACTTTTGAATACCTCTACTCACAG AGTTGCAATGATGTGCTGCAGGAGAAGTTTGCGATGGAGATGAAATACATCACTGCTATCCGTCTCGCAGCACTGCAAATTCAGGAATGCATCCTCAGCTCCAACCATTCTCAGAAAGTCTCCATGAAGTACATTGA GAAGGATTGGGGAATTGAGAATTTTGTCTCACCAACTCTGCTTGATAACATGAGACAGAAAGATATCAGAAAGGGTATTAACTATCACCTTAAGAACAATCATAGCTTGATTGCACCAGGACAAAAG CAACTGATATCCACGGCACAAGTCCGGCTGAATTACCTGAACATACTGAGTGATCTTCGAGCATATGGAGGGAAGACCTTTAACGCAACCCTTCTG CTGCAGGACAGAGAATCATTTATCACATTGTTGGTCGGAGCCAAGTATGGTATCAGCCAAGTTATTAACAGCAAACTCAATATTATAAACCAGTTAACAAACTTCAACAACATCCGGAAGTTGGAATTGACCtttgagtgtgagaaggtcagcaTGGTGAACATCTACCTGGTGGATGTGAAG TCTCTGACATTGTTACTGGAAGCTCATCATGCTAAAGACCTTGTGTGTTTGATTGCTGGATATCATAGGCTATATGTGAACTCAACAGACTCCATATTCATCTGGCCTAGCAACTATCAAAGTCAGACAACTGAAGAAG GTGACGAAGCCCGAGGATTAAGTGATTCAGAGTCATCATCAGACATTgagtcatcattagacttgtcTATAGAGCTCCACAAAATGAGGAGTGGATTCTTACAGCCTCTGACTGAAGAAAATGAGGACATCGAGAACTCGGAAAGTGAAGCTACAGACAGTGACTGCTTACGGGAGGATATCCAGGAAGAGACCAGTTGCAGCACAGGGGatgtgtctgatctgaatgatgaAACAACAAGTCAGGGAGGAGACTTTTGTGAAAGAAGCTGTTCTGCCGACTCTATGGACGAACTGCAAACGGAGACTTCAATGAGCAGCACTTCAGGTCCACACTCACATGGTGAGATTTCAGAAGATGATGACAAAGATTCTATCGCTGAAGAGAGTGATGGTGAGCCAGTTACAAAGAAGCACTGTACCATGGAATCAAAAGACAGTCTTGAACAACCTTCAGCAGACTCCTTAGCCTCTACTCCGACCCTTTCTAAATACATTGCAAGTGATATAAAGGTGGTTTGCTCTATTCCTGACCTCAGCCAAAGTGAGAACCCATGCACTGCAGAACTTTGCAACCAGTGCCCCAGAAACGAGGGTGAGAGTTATGCACAAGGGGACAAGTCTTGGAATGTGACAAGTCGTGGCCTGCTCACTGAGTTACCACCAATTCCTTTTCCAGAGGAACCAGCTATTGATGGGAACCTATCCAGTGAGGTCCTCACTATCCCGATTCTGGCTCCTCCCCCTGGCTTTCAGGACAGCAGCTCTGATGACGAATTTTTCGATGCAGCTGAAAAGTTTACTGATGTGGAATGTTCAGGTGACATCAAATTCAGTGGAACTGAAGCAG AGTTGGAGTCTGCTAACATTAAGGGGATTGAAGCAAAACAGAATATGCAGATAAGTCCAAGTCCTTATGGCACAGGACTGGACATCAAATCTGTTGAATGCATCAAAAGTAAAGCAGAAGAAATAAAATACACAACTACAGGAAAAAGACATTTTGCATCTGATGACGTATATGATGTAAAAGCAGTTGAATTGCAGTGTCATTCAAACAAAGATGGAGATCATATGTGTTGTTATGAAAAGGAACATCTTATGACAAAAATGCAGCGATCACTTACTCTTTCTTCTTTGACAAGTATCGAGAGTGAACTTGCCTTGTTGGAAACTAAGCCTATTGGTCCATTAAAATCCATTTCCACCTGTGCCAATAAAAAGGTCCAATCAGATTTAATGGAAATGGAGCCAGATACCATGGAAACGAAGTCAGTCACAGAAACAATACCAGTCATTACTCCAGTTTCAGTTAGACGTTACCCATGTGATTCaggcatgagagaggaatgtGCTTCTCATACAGAGACTAAAGTAGGAGAAAAATTAAACAAACTTTCTCTTAAAGCCCAGCTGCCTGGAGCTGACTGCACCAATGTGGAGGAGTGTTCAAGTCCTTCAGGAGTAATTCTAGAGCTTGCTCATGCATACTCACAGAATCTAACAGAAGATAAGATGCATAATGTTACCACTGTGTCTTGCGCTGATGAACAACAAACCATGAACACAATTAGCATGAAAGACAAGGAGCAAGATGAAGCAATTGTCAAAAACAACACAGTCCTAGAAATGGGAGATGAACATGCTCAGTGGATGGACAAGGATCAAAGTGGAACTGCATTCAGGCAAACTTTATATCAAGTAAACTCCAAGGAAAATATGTTCATCTCTGAAGAAGTGGTTAAAAATAGTCAAAGACGAGGATCATGTTACCAAAATGATGATGGCAGTATAACTTCACAGCTATATTCTATGAAGTCTACAGGAGATCTGACAGCACTGTCAGAAAACTCAGTACTGGAAAAGAGAATCTCCAGCAGGAGGAACTCATCTgagacagacaaaggaagcaaagATGCTTACTCCCTTGACATATCCAGGTTACTTCTGAATTTAAATCGAGTCTCCTTTAAGACATTCGGCACGGTTAAACATTTGGGATCACCACACTTAGAACCAAAGATTGAAACTTGCGCAGTGAGGTCTCTTTACATTTCTAAGTGCAACACAGAGCCTGCAGAAGACAGCTCAAAAGATTACTTACCAAAAACAGAACAGATCTCTAACCAGACTGAGGCAAGTATAAATGAGATCAGTACATCGATAATTTGCCCTCAAGATAGAAACCTTCCTCAGGAAATATCTTCGCTGACAAATACACCAAGGCAGCTTTATGAAGTAGACAACTCAATCATTCAGGAATTCTCAACTGCAACTCAGCAAAATAAATGTCCCTCCACCAAACTGAGCTGTCTCCAACAAATAAAAGATAAACACAGTTTGAATGTTGACTCCAGAGTTCCAGCTGTCCTCACAACTGACTTGGATAAGGAAACAGATGAACAGCTCCCAATGGGTGATAAGAGCACATGTAGCTGTAAGATAGTATATGGGAATTGTTTTAGAGCACAGGGCACTGATGTTGATGACGAAAGCAAAGATTTAGCATATTCCATACAGCAGTGTTCACCAAAGACCACCCCACCTGATTCAGGAAACCacctctctcaatacctcacaacATTTACTGGGCGAAGTGAGAAATCCATGCTTACCTGTTGTTCCTTTGATTTTCCTAAAACTGATCTTACACCAAAGCTTGAAAGCTCCATTCTGTCACAATTCAAGGCTAAAAGATATAGCATGCCGAATGGATTCCATCTGATACAGAACGATATCATGGAGCTACTCAATGTGCTGAAAGAATTCCCCAGAGAAAGTCATATTGAGGAAGAATGTGCAATACTTACTTCATCAATAAAGGAGAAATTATATACTGAAAGTGGAAAACTGATGTCTGCTTGCCAGAAGGGCATTAAAGTAGACCAGGCTCCTGTGGAGATGCTCCTGGGAGTTTCTGAAAGTTTCCAGGCCCTCATACAGCTAACAGCAACATGTCTCCAGTTCACGACCTGCATGCATTGCGCAGAACGTCATGCCGAAGTGGTCAATAACTTAAAAGAGGTTTCTTTGACTTATAAAACCTTTGTGCAAATCTCTGAGGATGCATGCAGCAGGAAGTGTGATGACTTAAGCATGAAACTCCTGGCTCAACAGTGTACTGCACTGACCGCTGGGGTTTTCTGCTTGACACAGCCATTCAAATAA